The Sinomicrobium kalidii region CCTTCACGTTTCCCTTTCCGACGACGGAGTTAACTGGGAAGCATCGCTCATCCTCGAAGATTCGGAGATCAGCCAGTATTCCTATCCCTCCGTGATCCAGGGATCGGATGGCATGATCCATATCGTCTATACCTGGCGTCGTGAACGTATCAAATACGTGAAGATCGATCCTGACAAGATGATCTCTTATCCCATAGAAAACGGTGTCTGGCCGGGAACCGGCACACAGGAAGAAGAGGTTGCTGAAGCAAAGAATTAATAGGAATGAAATGAATGAATAAAAGATTGAAATAGATGGATAGGAGATTGAACAAGGTTGGAAAGCGACCTTTCATCAATCTACCGAAATCCGCCGCTCGTCTGCGACGAGTGGCATTACTTAAAGAATTATAACAATGAAAAACCAATATAAACATCCCCGCAGGGATTTTCTGAAGACCGTTTCCCTGGCAACTGCCGGAATAGTGGCAGGAGCCTGTTACAGTCCTCTTTCGGCCATGACCACGAATGGAAAAGAACAAAGATACAGGATCGCCGTATGCGACTGGATGATCCTGAAAAGACAAAAACCAAGCGCCTTTTCCCTGGCCGCAGAAATCAATGCAGACGGTATCGAACTCGACATGGGCGGGCTGGGTTCCCGCGAAACTTTCGACAGCAAACTGGGAGACCCGGAAATACGAAAGGAGTTTCTCGAAACGTCCCGTAAACTCGGCGTGGGAATAAGTTCTATCGCCATGTCCGGGTTTTATGCCCAGTCCTTTGCCAAACGGCCCACGGTCGATCGTATGGTACAGGATACGGTAGATACGATGGAAGCGATGAATGTCAAGGTGGCCTTTTTACCCCTCGGGGTACAGGGAGACATGGTAAAAAACCCGGAACTCCGTCCCCAAATCGTAAAACGGCTGCGCAAAGCCGGGGAAAAAGCAGGGAATATCGGCGCCGTCATTGCCGTGGAGACCTCTTTTGATGCAAAGGAAGAAAAACGTTTCCTCAAAGAGGTCGGTTCCCCTTTTGTAAAGAGTTCCTTCAATTTTGCCAAT contains the following coding sequences:
- a CDS encoding sugar phosphate isomerase/epimerase family protein → MKNQYKHPRRDFLKTVSLATAGIVAGACYSPLSAMTTNGKEQRYRIAVCDWMILKRQKPSAFSLAAEINADGIELDMGGLGSRETFDSKLGDPEIRKEFLETSRKLGVGISSIAMSGFYAQSFAKRPTVDRMVQDTVDTMEAMNVKVAFLPLGVQGDMVKNPELRPQIVKRLRKAGEKAGNIGAVIAVETSFDAKEEKRFLKEVGSPFVKSSFNFANAVENGRDISKELRTLGKEYIAQIHCTNTDGVWLRNDKQIDMPAVKKTLDRMQWKGWLIVERSRDVNMVRNVKANYGDNVAYLKSVFQE